Proteins encoded within one genomic window of Cucumis sativus cultivar 9930 chromosome 3, Cucumber_9930_V3, whole genome shotgun sequence:
- the LOC101209303 gene encoding NAC transcription factor 56, translated as MENLKSAQETDSERPNLPPGFRFHPTDEELVVHYLKKKATSLPLPVAIIAEVDLYKYDPWELPAKASYGEQEWYFFSPRDRKYPNGARPNRAATSGYWKATGTDKPVIASSEGNRKVGVKKALVFYGGKPPKGIKTNWIMHEYRLADNKSGGGNNNKPPGFNIGGKKNSLRLDDWVLCRIYKKTNSNKPGMDHEREDCFDSLVGSIPSSIQINSYNQSMTTTTTATNFSMYSELASLSLPMKRLLQPPSWEEEEYRLADNRSSRKRLQLMNGGGGGDNSIAALLSQLPSLQQPTLQGCIVGDEIFRPAFQLPETNWYS; from the exons ATGGAAAATTTAAAGTCGGCGCAGGAGACAGATTCAGAGCGGCCCAACCTGCCGCCAGGATTCCGGTTCCACCCTACCGACGAGGAGCTGGTGGTTCACTATCTGAAGAAGAAGGCTACTTCTCTCCCTTTGCCGGTGGCCATCATCGCTGAAGTCGACCTCTATAAGTACGATCCTTGGGAGCTTCCAG cTAAGGCTAGCTATGGGGAGCAAGAATGGTATTTTTTCAGTCCAAGAGATCGAAAGTATCCAAACGGAGCACGACCAAATCGGGCAGCAACGTCGGGGTATTGGAAAGCAACCGGAACCGATAAGCCAGTCATAGCTTCGTCGGAAGGGAACCGGAAAGTTGGAGTGAAGAAGGCTTTGGTTTTCTATGGTGGAAAACCTCCAAAAGGAATCAAAACCAATTGGATCATGCATGAATATCGCCTCGCCGATAACAAATCCGGTGGTGGAAACAATAATAAGCCACCGGGATTCAATATCGGCGGTAAGAAAAACTCACTGAGG cTCGATGATTGGGTTTTGTGtcgaatatataaaaagaccAACTCGAACAAACCGGGAATGGATCATGAACGAGAAGATTGCTTTGATTCTTTGGTTGGGTCCATACCGTCATCGATACAAATCAATAGCTACAACCAATCAATGACGACGACCACAACGGCAACGAACTTTAGTATGTATTCTGAATTAGCCTCTTTGTCGCTTCCAATGAAACGGTTGCTGCAACCACCATCGTGGGAGGAGGAAGAGTATCGGTTGGCCGACAATCGATCCTCAAGAAAAAGATTACAGTTAATGAACGGAGGTGGTGGCGGCGACAACTCAATCGCGGCTCTCCTCAGTCAGCTACCGTCGCTGCAGCAGCCGACATTGCAAGGTTGTATCGTCGGTGATGAGATTTTCCGGCCTGCATTTCAACTGCCGGAGACAAATTGGTATTCATAA